One window of Nostoc sp. TCL26-01 genomic DNA carries:
- a CDS encoding site-specific integrase has protein sequence MPETTDTQSLASPLVLAAPIPLSEHPAAVYLSSLGVGSRPAMRYALSAIARLLTNGNCDAMTLNWAALRYKHTAAVRAVLMENYTPAYANKMLCALRRVLKEALRLELMTAQDFARAVDIANIKVSKQLRGRALSPTEIAALMAVCFDDPTPTGYRDAALLTILRGAGLRRTEVVNLDLGDFEQSTSALKVRGGKGGKDRSVYLPDSGLDVLLDWLSIRGVAAGPLLCHVNKSGRVVLRRLTSQAVLFILQKRGQQVGVRDFSAHDFRRTFISELLDSGVDISTVQKLAGHASPELTARYDRRDEQTKKRAVQNLNIPGSRKKSQS, from the coding sequence ATGCCTGAAACGACTGACACGCAATCCCTCGCCTCTCCCCTGGTGTTGGCGGCTCCTATTCCTTTGTCTGAGCATCCGGCGGCTGTCTATTTGTCATCCCTTGGAGTCGGTTCACGTCCTGCTATGCGTTATGCTCTGTCGGCGATCGCTCGCTTACTCACCAATGGCAATTGTGATGCCATGACTCTCAATTGGGCTGCATTGCGCTATAAACATACTGCGGCGGTACGTGCAGTGTTGATGGAAAATTACACACCAGCTTATGCCAACAAAATGCTGTGCGCTTTGCGGCGAGTTTTAAAAGAAGCTTTACGGTTAGAGTTGATGACTGCTCAAGATTTTGCTCGTGCTGTGGATATTGCGAATATTAAGGTTAGTAAACAGTTGCGGGGACGCGCCCTGAGTCCTACAGAAATTGCTGCTTTGATGGCAGTTTGCTTTGATGACCCTACACCCACTGGTTACAGAGATGCAGCTTTGTTAACTATCCTCCGTGGTGCTGGATTGCGCCGAACTGAAGTGGTGAATTTAGATTTAGGTGATTTTGAGCAAAGCACAAGTGCTTTAAAAGTACGTGGAGGTAAAGGTGGGAAAGACCGGAGTGTGTATTTACCAGATAGCGGTCTAGATGTGTTGTTAGATTGGTTGAGCATTAGGGGGGTGGCTGCTGGCCCTTTGTTATGTCATGTCAATAAATCAGGGCGGGTGGTGCTACGACGGCTAACTTCTCAAGCTGTGTTGTTTATTTTGCAAAAGCGTGGTCAGCAAGTGGGAGTGAGAGACTTTTCGGCTCACGATTTCCGACGCACTTTTATTTCTGAATTGCTGGACTCTGGCGTTGATATTTCTACAGTGCAAAAACTGGCTGGTCATGCTAGTCCTGAGTTAACTGCTAGATACGACCGCCGCGACGAGCAAACCAAAAAACGTGCTGTTCAAAATTTGAACATCCCTGGTTCTCGCAAAAAATCTCAAAGTTGA
- a CDS encoding type I restriction enzyme HsdR N-terminal domain-containing protein yields MAQVTAITEVITSLSEAETRFGLVRVESEQFFPEWSSKLPEITEAGKATLDVLRRRYLYHRGEGDLLEGTVMLLVVSPLLALSGFYDPPFRIKAESSVDLVLSDGEEVLRGRIDVLVLQNQLWVMVLESKKTTLSIWSAVPQALAYLMANPQPDKPVFGMVTNGDDVLFIKVKWEAGRPQYDLSRVFALFTSAKELYKILQILQRIGQVICDISP; encoded by the coding sequence ATGGCACAGGTAACAGCAATCACAGAAGTGATTACCAGTTTGAGCGAAGCAGAAACTCGCTTTGGTTTAGTTCGCGTTGAGTCAGAGCAATTTTTTCCAGAGTGGTCTAGTAAATTACCTGAAATTACAGAAGCAGGAAAAGCAACGCTTGATGTACTACGACGTAGATATTTATACCACCGTGGCGAAGGTGATTTATTAGAAGGAACAGTCATGTTGCTAGTGGTGTCGCCGTTACTCGCACTGTCTGGATTTTACGATCCACCATTCAGGATTAAAGCAGAATCATCTGTGGATTTGGTACTCTCTGATGGCGAAGAAGTGCTGCGTGGTCGAATTGATGTTTTGGTACTACAAAATCAGTTATGGGTGATGGTGTTAGAGTCCAAAAAAACCACACTTTCGATTTGGTCGGCTGTACCGCAAGCCCTAGCTTATCTAATGGCTAACCCTCAACCCGATAAACCCGTGTTTGGTATGGTAACAAATGGGGACGATGTTTTATTTATCAAGGTAAAGTGGGAAGCAGGCAGACCACAATATGATTTGTCACGGGTCTTTGCCCTGTTTACATCTGCTAAAGAACTCTACAAGATTTTACAGATTCTTCAGCGTATTGGTCAGGTAATCTGTGATATCTCGCCTTAA
- a CDS encoding ParB/RepB/Spo0J family partition protein, with protein sequence MSSKRNEPYAAIKKPVDLLFGSSITQPDTKTNPANTVPITQIKLPLSQPRRYFDEQKLEELSRSIKELGILEPLLVRPLVGEEYELVAGERRFRAAQLALLTEVPVIIREMDDITTSKVQLVENLQREDLNPVEETEGILELLSIELSISKNEVISVLNSAANAKKRNLDLTENVFRQLETIETILSAIGRFSAESFRVSRIPLLNLPADVLETLRQGQIEYTKARAIARLQDEETRKQLLEDAIAYNLSLSEIKRKIKEIEQQTKSETPSLKDKADDTFRRFKKSQVWDDPKKKAKVEKLLAQLDELMQDDNHL encoded by the coding sequence GTGAGCAGTAAACGTAACGAACCTTACGCCGCCATTAAAAAACCCGTTGATCTGCTGTTTGGCAGCAGCATTACGCAGCCTGACACTAAAACCAACCCTGCTAATACTGTCCCCATTACCCAAATCAAGCTGCCTCTCTCACAGCCTCGCCGCTACTTTGACGAGCAGAAGCTGGAAGAACTATCACGCTCCATCAAAGAACTAGGCATCCTTGAACCTCTGTTGGTGCGTCCCCTAGTGGGTGAAGAGTATGAACTTGTGGCAGGGGAGCGCCGTTTCAGGGCTGCCCAACTTGCTCTCCTAACGGAAGTCCCCGTGATTATCCGCGAAATGGATGATATCACCACCTCTAAGGTGCAGCTTGTTGAAAATCTCCAGCGTGAAGACCTAAATCCTGTAGAAGAAACTGAGGGCATACTTGAACTATTGAGCATTGAACTCAGTATTAGTAAAAACGAGGTGATCTCCGTCCTCAACTCTGCTGCCAATGCCAAAAAGCGAAACTTAGATTTGACGGAAAACGTTTTCCGTCAGCTTGAAACTATTGAAACTATCCTTTCAGCTATCGGTAGATTTAGTGCTGAAAGTTTTCGCGTCAGCCGCATTCCTTTACTCAATCTCCCGGCTGATGTACTAGAAACGCTGCGTCAGGGACAAATCGAATATACCAAAGCACGAGCGATCGCCCGACTTCAAGATGAGGAAACCAGAAAGCAACTCCTAGAAGATGCGATCGCCTACAACCTCTCATTAAGTGAAATCAAGCGCAAGATTAAAGAAATTGAGCAGCAGACTAAATCAGAAACTCCATCCTTAAAAGACAAAGCTGATGACACATTTCGTCGCTTTAAAAAATCCCAAGTTTGGGATGACCCCAAGAAAAAAGCAAAGGTAGAGAAGTTGTTGGCTCAGTTAGATGAATTGATGCAAGATGACAATCACCTGTGA
- a CDS encoding CHAT domain-containing protein, translated as MAPIKEYLPSSGTLLFTLDKFFQSIPMGLLHNGKDYLIQQYSIATTPGSRIRPPKSLTQEQFKALIAGLSKTSPSFHAPNAPQDLTPLPEVEKEIVDVKQQINNSTKLLNEDFTSLRFQQELKAAKFPIVHVTTHGQFSSDPERTVLLAWDKPINIREFDGWLKVQNNQDPIELLVLSACQTAKGNKRSTLGIAGVAAQAGARTTVASLWLVDAESTAMLVEEFYKGLNHNLTKAEALRQAQLSLLSNPQYQHPYYWAGFILVGSWL; from the coding sequence ATTGCACCTATCAAGGAATATCTTCCATCTTCTGGTACACTACTTTTTACCCTTGATAAATTCTTTCAAAGTATTCCTATGGGTTTACTGCATAATGGCAAAGATTATTTAATCCAGCAGTACAGTATTGCAACAACACCAGGCTCTAGAATCCGACCCCCTAAATCCTTAACTCAAGAACAATTCAAAGCCTTAATTGCTGGACTCTCTAAAACTAGCCCCAGTTTTCATGCTCCTAATGCTCCCCAAGATTTAACACCTTTACCTGAAGTCGAAAAAGAAATAGTCGATGTCAAACAACAAATTAATAATTCAACCAAATTACTTAATGAGGATTTTACAAGTCTTAGATTTCAACAAGAGTTAAAAGCTGCTAAATTTCCTATTGTTCACGTTACTACCCACGGTCAATTTAGCTCTGACCCTGAACGAACGGTACTTTTGGCTTGGGATAAACCTATTAACATTCGAGAATTTGATGGTTGGCTGAAGGTACAAAATAATCAAGACCCTATAGAATTGTTGGTTTTAAGTGCCTGCCAAACTGCTAAAGGCAACAAACGCTCTACTTTGGGTATCGCTGGCGTTGCTGCACAAGCTGGCGCACGTACCACAGTTGCTAGTCTGTGGCTAGTAGACGCAGAATCTACAGCTATGCTTGTCGAAGAATTCTATAAAGGTCTTAATCACAACCTCACTAAAGCAGAAGCTCTCCGACAAGCTCAATTGAGCTTACTATCGAATCCTCAGTATCAACATCCTTATTACTGGGCAGGATTTATTCTTGTTGGCAGCTGGCTTTGA
- a CDS encoding HNH endonuclease — MEAQPPFQQAHILQKSVVVFSKNYLPLARINIKRAIVLLVTGQAESVNFGTTKQWEVRSPSVVLQVPEHIRLTIGNPERHWKVPPVNRREVLKRDNHTCQYCGSTKHLTLDHVIPRSKGGQHTWDNVVIACEKCNSTKGDRLPHEAGMVLKNKPKAPIHPAVAFAEQFWNMQRLSENE; from the coding sequence ATGGAAGCTCAACCACCTTTTCAGCAAGCACACATATTACAAAAATCAGTGGTGGTGTTCTCTAAAAACTACCTACCACTAGCACGCATCAACATCAAACGAGCAATAGTACTGTTAGTCACAGGTCAAGCAGAGTCTGTGAATTTTGGTACTACAAAGCAGTGGGAAGTGCGTTCTCCTAGTGTTGTACTACAAGTACCAGAACACATTCGCTTAACCATTGGTAATCCCGAACGCCACTGGAAAGTACCGCCAGTAAACCGTCGTGAGGTTTTGAAGCGTGATAACCACACCTGCCAATATTGCGGTAGTACCAAGCATCTCACACTTGACCATGTAATCCCTCGCTCCAAGGGTGGGCAGCATACCTGGGACAACGTTGTAATAGCGTGTGAGAAGTGTAACTCAACCAAAGGCGATCGCTTGCCTCATGAAGCGGGAATGGTACTGAAAAACAAGCCCAAAGCTCCAATTCATCCAGCAGTAGCATTTGCTGAACAGTTTTGGAATATGCAACGCCTAAGCGAGAACGAGTAA
- a CDS encoding protein kinase, whose product MPSYCINPLCEARENPEDAENCLACGTSLVLNGRFRLLRPLRSTKNLLTYTEIFEVEDAGNKWEEPKRRVMKVLKWNDPQLVRMIERESIALRRLRHPCVPYSTVDDFFIFEPNNSPFTLRCLVMDKFEGQDLAQWLQSNDKISQSIAIDWFKQLVEILDIVHHTEFFHRDIKPSNIILQPSGKLALVDFGAVRRITDTYLAKISASGGTSTRMGSYEITSVATPCYTPLEQIHGKAVPQSDFYALGRTLVTLVTGVPLINISEDIETGKLNWRKHAPQIDKPFADFLDELMAKSPTQRPQTTEIIMQKLEQLPLQSKINRVIKSKWFKIGVIILGSVSLVSLYNVSRPIIAEYLVNQGKKAQQENRFDDAKSDFHKAVNFEPEVTKLVSEFYVEQADRRNISPEDAKKYYELAIKFNPKNDVAYNNLGLLCQRLQDFGCVDKSYAVLFKLKPNSWEAHYGLGNFYDDLGKYDLAEKQYKLAIKNSELALDAISNLARIQNLQGKYEDAIKTAKSGLQKAKETELKAALYKSIGWARFEQKKYQEAKKNLEKAKKLDFKRTDTFCLLAQVQEAVNEINAARISWEVCLIVDSNLPEVQRWRLQILKRLLGDFVPEE is encoded by the coding sequence ATGCCCAGCTATTGTATAAACCCACTGTGCGAAGCTAGAGAAAATCCAGAAGATGCAGAGAATTGTCTTGCTTGTGGGACATCTCTGGTACTGAATGGGCGTTTTCGCCTGCTTAGACCATTGAGGTCAACAAAAAATCTGCTTACTTATACTGAAATTTTTGAAGTGGAGGATGCAGGAAATAAGTGGGAAGAACCTAAGCGGCGAGTGATGAAAGTTCTGAAGTGGAACGATCCCCAGTTAGTAAGAATGATTGAGCGAGAGTCGATAGCTTTACGAAGACTTCGCCATCCATGCGTTCCATACAGCACCGTAGATGACTTTTTTATTTTTGAGCCAAACAATAGCCCGTTTACATTGAGGTGTTTGGTGATGGATAAATTTGAAGGGCAAGATTTGGCGCAATGGTTGCAGTCAAATGACAAGATTTCACAATCAATAGCAATAGATTGGTTCAAGCAGCTAGTGGAAATTTTGGATATAGTACACCATACAGAGTTTTTCCACAGAGATATAAAACCTTCTAATATAATTCTTCAGCCAAGCGGAAAACTAGCATTAGTAGATTTTGGGGCGGTAAGACGAATTACTGACACGTACTTGGCGAAAATCAGTGCTAGTGGGGGAACGAGTACAAGGATGGGTAGCTATGAAATAACCTCTGTAGCTACACCTTGTTATACACCGTTAGAGCAAATTCATGGTAAAGCAGTGCCACAGTCAGATTTTTATGCTTTAGGCCGGACTTTAGTAACTTTAGTTACTGGTGTACCATTAATTAACATATCCGAAGATATAGAAACAGGAAAATTAAACTGGAGAAAACACGCACCACAGATTGATAAACCATTTGCTGATTTTTTGGATGAATTGATGGCAAAGTCTCCAACTCAGCGTCCGCAGACTACTGAAATAATAATGCAGAAGTTGGAACAATTACCATTGCAATCTAAGATTAATCGAGTAATTAAATCAAAATGGTTCAAAATTGGGGTGATTATTTTAGGTTCAGTAAGTTTGGTGAGTTTATATAATGTATCACGTCCTATAATAGCAGAGTATTTAGTAAACCAAGGGAAAAAGGCTCAACAGGAAAATCGATTTGATGATGCTAAAAGCGATTTCCACAAAGCAGTTAATTTTGAACCTGAAGTAACAAAATTAGTATCTGAATTTTATGTTGAGCAAGCAGATCGTCGGAATATTTCGCCTGAAGATGCCAAAAAATATTATGAACTAGCTATTAAATTTAATCCTAAAAATGATGTTGCATATAATAATTTAGGATTATTGTGTCAAAGACTACAAGATTTTGGGTGTGTTGATAAGAGTTATGCAGTATTGTTCAAATTAAAACCTAATAGTTGGGAAGCTCATTATGGTTTAGGAAATTTTTATGATGATTTAGGTAAATATGACTTAGCAGAAAAGCAATATAAGTTAGCTATAAAAAATAGTGAATTAGCTTTAGATGCTATCAGCAATTTAGCGAGAATCCAAAATCTACAAGGAAAATATGAAGATGCTATTAAGACAGCTAAATCAGGATTACAAAAAGCCAAAGAAACTGAACTAAAAGCAGCTTTATATAAGAGTATAGGTTGGGCGAGATTTGAACAAAAAAAATATCAAGAAGCAAAGAAAAATTTAGAAAAAGCAAAAAAGTTAGACTTTAAAAGAACTGATACTTTTTGTTTACTAGCACAAGTACAAGAAGCTGTAAATGAAATTAATGCAGCGAGAATATCATGGGAAGTTTGCTTAATTGTAGATTCTAATCTGCCGGAAGTTCAACGTTGGCGATTACAAATATTAAAGAGATTATTAGGAGATTTTGTACCAGAGGAATGA
- a CDS encoding NACHT domain-containing NTPase has translation MTNPEIIVIRGAWNGQNYEQMAETSPYSLNYLQRRVATRLFELLNEIFEEQLCKRNLRSFLEAYLGQDKVLTIPGGQLPDIHNFYGRTKELNLLKNLITQQHCIALVGVAGIGKSTLAARLLTDASKEFKSKFDCLLWKSVAHTPRIEELVTELLEILEPQFNQPSSTQAAITLLLKHLQKKRCLLVLDEFEIFHQNVESKFLDYQFFIRRLVEENHKSCLILTSRFLLEEFDDVINKQFFQVIRVEGLDTTAAMDFLHSKGVSNPEKCRQLIKTYRGNPSEMEAALNRVSHFFGNQDNFFENPTTLISFRFETMLNQIFGGTLSNVEKQFLIYLAENLVPGEYVNFTDLLKDFNSRKVVSTLELIKNLEKLERLSLIESHKNPITKEISFTLQPVVKKYIMTDPLGLVHSSDSSSPTVINYKGQNAIAS, from the coding sequence TTGACTAATCCAGAAATTATCGTCATCAGAGGAGCTTGGAACGGGCAAAACTACGAGCAGATGGCTGAAACATCGCCATATAGTCTTAATTATTTACAACGTAGAGTAGCTACTAGGTTATTTGAACTACTCAATGAAATTTTTGAAGAACAACTATGCAAACGAAATTTGCGAAGTTTTTTAGAGGCTTATCTTGGTCAAGATAAAGTATTGACTATTCCGGGAGGACAACTACCTGATATACATAACTTTTATGGACGGACAAAAGAATTAAACCTTCTTAAAAATTTAATTACACAGCAGCATTGTATAGCATTAGTAGGGGTTGCAGGTATTGGCAAAAGTACATTAGCAGCCAGACTCTTAACAGATGCCAGTAAAGAGTTTAAGTCAAAATTTGACTGTTTACTTTGGAAATCAGTTGCTCATACACCCAGAATCGAAGAGTTAGTTACAGAATTACTGGAAATACTAGAACCCCAATTCAACCAGCCCTCATCTACACAAGCAGCAATCACATTGTTGCTTAAGCATTTACAAAAAAAACGTTGTTTATTAGTTTTAGACGAATTTGAAATTTTTCATCAAAATGTAGAGTCAAAATTTTTAGATTATCAATTTTTTATTCGTCGTTTAGTCGAAGAAAACCATAAAAGCTGTTTGATATTAACTAGCAGATTTTTATTAGAAGAATTTGATGATGTAATTAATAAACAGTTTTTTCAAGTCATTAGAGTTGAGGGATTAGATACAACTGCTGCAATGGATTTTTTGCATAGCAAAGGAGTAAGTAATCCCGAAAAATGTCGGCAATTAATCAAGACCTATCGTGGTAATCCTTCAGAAATGGAAGCAGCATTAAATAGGGTTTCTCATTTCTTTGGAAATCAAGATAATTTTTTTGAAAATCCCACAACTCTCATCAGTTTTAGATTTGAAACAATGCTCAATCAGATTTTTGGTGGAACACTGAGCAATGTTGAGAAGCAATTTTTAATTTATTTAGCTGAAAACCTAGTTCCAGGAGAATATGTCAACTTTACAGATTTATTAAAGGACTTCAATTCTCGAAAAGTAGTATCAACTCTAGAATTGATTAAAAATTTAGAAAAACTTGAAAGACTCTCTTTGATAGAGTCTCATAAAAATCCAATCACTAAAGAAATTAGTTTTACACTCCAACCAGTTGTAAAAAAGTACATTATGACAGATCCACTAGGATTAGTTCATTCATCTGACAGTTCATCACCAACAGTTATAAACTACAAGGGGCAGAATGCTATTGCATCTTAA
- a CDS encoding HlyD family type I secretion periplasmic adaptor subunit, with the protein MNTNNGNGTNGNGNYASNSTHKNKNSNAHSSIPETVSLQQLEQIVAQKPDTSEIQPLPPNHTPRYVPKFDQPVILKQSRKWSRAILWGLMLSTAGTIIWASIATIEEAVSATGKLEASGATKEVQAPVGGVVKEILVEDGQTVKAGERLLSLDNTTSLAQLNSLLKIRESLIQENQFYQSQLQGTGTHDISTLKIPSQMIDLTKSRVALIAENQVYRAQLNGRSNNTPLTLEQQERLQSIETELDARIQSAQSEIEQFRRQLQQAQVRLASNLDNLGMNQGILNDVTPLMKDGAISRIQYLKQQQEVRNLRSEIDQLIQEKARLQSAIAQAQAKLANTIALSRRDWLNQIADNNKRIAEIDSQLTKALVENNKKVAEIDSQVSQTQMNLKYQEIVAPVAGTIFEMKAHTRGFVVTSSEPILKVVPNNALIAKVYITNKDIGFVRTGMSVDVRIDSFPFSEFGDLKGKLVWVGSDVLPPDQIYPFYRFPAKVQLDRQQLMVSKRNMGLQSGMGVSANIKIRERKVISIFTDMFSSSVESLKNVR; encoded by the coding sequence ATGAATACTAATAACGGAAACGGCACGAATGGTAATGGTAATTATGCAAGTAATAGTACACATAAAAATAAAAATAGTAATGCTCATTCATCAATACCAGAAACGGTTTCTCTTCAACAATTAGAACAAATAGTAGCTCAAAAGCCTGACACTTCTGAAATTCAACCATTACCACCCAATCACACACCAAGATATGTCCCTAAATTTGATCAACCAGTAATATTAAAACAATCTCGTAAATGGTCAAGAGCAATTCTTTGGGGATTAATGCTTTCTACAGCAGGGACAATTATTTGGGCTTCGATTGCGACAATTGAGGAAGCTGTATCAGCTACAGGTAAATTAGAAGCATCAGGTGCAACTAAGGAAGTACAAGCACCTGTTGGTGGGGTAGTCAAAGAAATACTTGTTGAAGATGGTCAAACCGTCAAAGCTGGAGAACGTCTTTTATCTCTAGATAATACAACTTCTTTAGCACAGTTAAATTCACTGCTAAAAATTCGGGAAAGTTTAATTCAAGAGAATCAGTTTTATCAATCTCAATTACAAGGCACTGGTACACACGATATCTCGACTTTAAAAATCCCCAGTCAAATGATAGATTTAACTAAAAGTCGAGTTGCCTTAATAGCTGAAAATCAGGTTTACCGCGCTCAGTTGAATGGTAGAAGTAACAATACTCCACTTACTCTAGAGCAGCAGGAACGTCTACAATCTATTGAAACTGAGTTAGATGCGCGTATCCAATCTGCTCAATCTGAAATTGAGCAATTCCGCCGCCAATTACAGCAAGCTCAAGTCAGGTTAGCGAGTAATTTAGATAATTTGGGGATGAATCAAGGGATACTTAATGATGTAACTCCGTTGATGAAAGATGGGGCTATTTCTAGGATTCAATATCTTAAACAACAACAAGAGGTTCGCAATTTAAGAAGCGAAATTGACCAACTTATTCAAGAAAAGGCTCGTTTGCAGTCGGCTATTGCTCAAGCTCAAGCTAAGTTAGCTAATACTATTGCTTTGTCTCGCAGAGATTGGCTCAATCAGATTGCTGATAATAATAAACGTATTGCGGAGATTGATTCACAATTAACGAAAGCTCTTGTCGAAAACAATAAGAAAGTTGCGGAGATTGATTCACAAGTTAGTCAAACGCAGATGAATCTGAAGTATCAGGAAATTGTTGCTCCTGTTGCTGGGACTATTTTTGAGATGAAGGCTCATACTAGGGGTTTTGTGGTAACTTCTAGTGAACCGATTCTCAAGGTTGTTCCTAACAATGCTCTGATTGCTAAGGTTTATATTACTAATAAGGATATTGGGTTTGTTCGGACAGGAATGAGTGTGGATGTCAGGATTGATTCGTTTCCTTTTAGTGAGTTTGGTGATCTTAAGGGTAAGTTGGTGTGGGTTGGTTCTGATGTTTTACCACCGGATCAGATTTATCCATTTTACAGGTTTCCGGCGAAGGTGCAGCTTGATCGTCAGCAGTTAATGGTTTCAAAGCGTAATATGGGGTTGCAGTCGGGTATGGGTGTGAGTGCTAATATTAAGATTCGAGAACGGAAGGTTATTTCCATTTTTACTGATATGTTTAGTTCTTCTGTGGAGAGTCTGAAGAATGTCAGGTAA
- a CDS encoding ParA family protein encodes MSKTRIIALFNQSGGVAKTTLTQNLGYHLALKKRQVLLVDMDPQASLTTFMGLEPDELSISIQQSIVDNKPLPIHPELIHGMALVPADINLAASEMQLASAIAREYRLKNALVTVQDKYDFILIDCPPSLGLLSIISLTAATHILVPIQCQFKSFKGTELLLNTITQVRSHTNPGLQFAGFVPTMFDGRTAQESRTLKAVQEQLSDIGTVYPPIPKTIAFADASERRLPLGLFDKNHPAVGVLKKIANSIDKLEVKP; translated from the coding sequence GTGAGCAAAACCCGCATTATTGCGCTATTTAACCAAAGTGGTGGGGTTGCTAAGACCACACTTACCCAAAACTTAGGCTACCACCTTGCACTCAAAAAACGTCAAGTCTTATTAGTGGATATGGACCCGCAAGCTAGTTTGACTACTTTCATGGGACTTGAACCCGACGAATTGAGCATCAGCATCCAGCAATCAATAGTAGATAACAAGCCATTACCCATTCATCCTGAACTAATTCACGGTATGGCACTTGTCCCGGCTGATATTAACCTTGCTGCTAGTGAAATGCAGCTAGCAAGTGCGATCGCTAGAGAATATCGTCTGAAAAATGCCTTGGTCACAGTACAAGATAAATACGATTTTATTTTGATTGACTGTCCCCCATCACTGGGCTTACTCAGCATTATCAGCCTGACTGCGGCAACTCATATTCTTGTCCCTATCCAATGCCAGTTTAAGTCATTCAAGGGAACAGAACTTTTACTCAATACAATCACCCAAGTACGCAGTCATACCAATCCCGGCTTGCAATTTGCGGGATTTGTACCCACAATGTTTGATGGTCGTACTGCCCAAGAGTCGCGTACACTTAAAGCTGTGCAAGAACAATTATCAGACATTGGCACTGTCTACCCACCAATCCCCAAAACTATTGCCTTTGCTGATGCCTCTGAGCGCAGACTACCACTAGGATTATTTGATAAAAATCACCCGGCTGTGGGTGTACTCAAAAAAATTGCCAACAGTATAGATAAACTTGAAGTAAAACCGTGA
- a CDS encoding ParM/StbA family protein produces the protein MSNIHVLQKIFPAGFDNGYGSLKLLVEGFEVIRVPSYISYSEMEDVAGRVILNGNAYTVGESAFRAGNHFERNTDSNENKIKNALLTLLGALAHLPHRKAWHLKLVVSLHDVALAENLKKVLNGEYQPILAGKASFVKIEVLKVVPEGIGALFGQQLPKKLTVLDFGNGTTLYSRYNQGKREVHTPYPTGVEVLIDEIAQKMKHLNGGKVGEVSKIRFCLEMGHTRYSRDIDIKDIYSACLKDWYEKYLKKMVNMALDAKHQGDEIWAIGGGCLLPGLKKLLEKNGFKVLDNPVEANAVGLLEMAKAIVNKNG, from the coding sequence ATGTCAAATATTCACGTATTACAAAAAATTTTCCCAGCAGGATTTGATAACGGTTACGGCAGTCTAAAACTGTTAGTAGAAGGATTTGAAGTCATTCGCGTCCCTAGCTATATTTCCTATTCAGAAATGGAAGACGTAGCAGGAAGAGTAATTCTCAACGGGAATGCTTACACAGTTGGGGAATCAGCATTCCGTGCCGGAAATCACTTCGAGCGCAACACAGATAGCAATGAAAACAAAATCAAGAATGCACTATTGACGTTGTTAGGAGCATTAGCACATTTGCCACACCGTAAAGCGTGGCATTTAAAATTAGTAGTCAGCTTACATGATGTAGCATTAGCCGAGAATTTGAAGAAAGTATTAAATGGAGAATACCAGCCAATACTGGCGGGGAAAGCGTCATTCGTAAAGATAGAAGTGCTGAAAGTAGTACCAGAGGGAATAGGCGCATTATTTGGGCAGCAACTACCCAAAAAATTAACAGTTTTAGACTTTGGTAATGGTACAACACTATATTCGCGTTACAACCAAGGAAAGCGAGAAGTACATACACCCTATCCAACAGGTGTAGAAGTTCTCATAGATGAAATTGCCCAGAAAATGAAACATCTGAATGGAGGTAAAGTCGGTGAGGTATCGAAGATTAGATTTTGTCTAGAAATGGGGCATACCAGATATAGTCGTGACATCGATATCAAAGATATCTATAGTGCTTGTTTAAAAGATTGGTACGAGAAATACCTAAAAAAAATGGTGAATATGGCACTTGATGCCAAACACCAAGGAGATGAAATTTGGGCGATTGGTGGAGGGTGTCTGCTACCTGGACTGAAGAAGCTGCTAGAGAAGAACGGGTTCAAAGTTTTAGACAATCCAGTAGAAGCTAATGCTGTCGGGCTTTTAGAAATGGCAAAAGCGATTGTAAACAAGAACGGGTAA